In Nicotiana tabacum cultivar K326 chromosome 11, ASM71507v2, whole genome shotgun sequence, a single window of DNA contains:
- the LOC107782276 gene encoding uncharacterized protein LOC107782276: protein MLRLRAIRPTNDRIVKIHMHPTHPWLVTADASDHVSVWNWDHRQIIYELKPGGVDERRLVGAKLEKLAEGESEPRGKPTEAIRGGSVKQVSFYDDDVRFWQLWHNQSAAAESPAHVTSTFASPAPSTKGRHFLVICCENKAIFLDLVTMRGRDVPKQELDNKSLLCMVFLSKAAAVDGPLVAFGGSDGVIRVLSMITWKLARRYTGGHKGAISCLMNFMAASGESLLVSGGSDGLLVLWSADNALDSRELVPKLSLKAHDGGVIAVELSRVIGNAPQLITIGADKTLAIWDTVSFKELRRIKPVPKLACHSVASWCHPRAPNLDILTCVKDSHIWAIEHPTYSALTRPLCELSALVPPQLLASHKKLKVYSMVTHPLQPHLVATGTNIGIILCEFDQKSLPPVVALPTPTGSREHTAVYVVERELKLLQFQLSNTTPPALGSNGSLSDTGRFRGEIPEQLHVKQTKKHITTPAPHDSYSVLSVSSSGKYLAIVWHDIPYFSIYKVSDWSVVDSGSARLLAWDTCRDRFAFLESALPPRIPVIPKGSSRKAKEAAAAAAQAAAAAASAASAASSATVQVRILLDDGTSNVLMKSVGSRSEPVIGLHGGALLGMAYRTSRRVSPAAATTISTFQSMPLSGFGSSSVSSFSTMEDSSKKSAAETVPLNFQLYSWETFQPVGGLLPQPDWTAWDQTVEYCAFAYPQHIVICSLRPQFRYLGDVAIPYATGAVWQRRQLFVATPTTIECVFVDAGVAPIDIETKRRREEMKLKETQARAVAEHGELALIAVDSQQTNPQERIALRPPMLQVVRLASFQHAPSIPPFLSLPRQSKVDGDASSVLKEMDARKANEVAVGGGGVAVAVTRFPAEQARPVGPLLIVGVRDGVLWLIDRYMCAHAISLSHPGIRCRCLAAYGDAVSAVKWASRLGREHHDDLAQFMLGMGYATEALHLPGISKRLEFDLALQSNDLKRALQCLLIMSNSRDIGQETLGLDLNDLMNMTKKKENVVEAVQGVVKFAKEFMDLIDAADATAQAEIAREALKRLAAAGSIKGALRGQELRGVALRLANHGELTRLSNLVNNLISVGAGREAAFAAALLGDNVLMEKAWQETGMLAESVLHAHAHGRPSLRTLVQSWNKTLQKEMEHTPSMKTDAAAAFLASLEGPKLTSLADAAKKPPIEILPPGMASLYGPNPGQAKPLLGKQGLPQPGKPLLLEGSKTTAPIASVPAGSDTTATSESGGPPKSESGASTTPESSNPPAADSGAAPTSDSGAAPALDSDAAPATETTAAPATETSVAPASETGAAPTPETGAAAAESITTRASDASVAAESIVPAPLALNEKPSDNQALVLSTSAAAEPSTTGEIVPSTSVTSPTPALDNKKPSVPDEPLMIDFS, encoded by the exons ATGCTGCGGCTAAGGGCAATTCGTCCGACAAATGACAGGATCGTGAAGATTCATATGCATCCGACGCATCCTTGGCTTGTTACCGCTGATGCATCCGATCACGTCTCCGTTTGGAATTGGGACCACCGCCAG ATTATTTATGAACTGAAACCTGGTGGTGTTGATGAACGGCGTTTGGTTGGTGCCAAACTTGAGAAGCTTGCCGAGGGTGAATCAG AGCCTAGAGGGAAACCTACAGAAGCCATACGAGGTGGGAG TGTGAAGCAGGTTAGCTTTTATGATGATGATGTACGGTTTTGGCAACTCTGGCATAATCAGTCCGCTGCTGCTGAGTCTCCAGCTCATGTCACTTCAACTTTTGCTTCTCCTGCTCCATCAACCAAAGGGCGCCATTTTCTTGTCATCTGTTGTGAGAACAAAGCTATCTTCTTAGACTTGGTTACGATGCGTGGCCGCGATGTACCAAAGCAGGAGCTTGACAACAAATCACTTCTATG TATGGTGTTCCTCTCTAAAGCAGCTGCTGTTGATGGCCCTCTTGTGGCTTTTGGAGGGTCAGATGGTGTAATTAGAGTTCTTTCAATGATAACATGGAAG CTTGCACGAAGATACACAGGAGGTCATAAGGGAGCAATTTCTTGCTTGATGAATTTCATGGCTGCTTCTGGCGAG TCTCTTCTAGTTTCTGGTGGTAGTGACGGATTGCTTGTACTTTGGAGTGCAGACAATGCTCTTGATTCGAGAGAGCTTGTTCCTAAGCTCAGCTTAAAA GCTCATGATGGTGGGGTTATTGCTGTAGAGCTCTCTAGAGTGATTGGTAATGCACCACAGCTCATTACTATTGGTGCTGATAAAACATTAGCTATCTGGGACACAGTCTCCTTTAAG GAACTGCGTCGAATAAAACCTGTTCCAAAACTAGCTTGTCACAGTGTAGCATCGTGGTGCCACCCACGGGCTCCCAACCTCGATATCTTGACTTGTGTCAAAGATTCCCATATATG GGCTATCGAGCATCCTACCTATTCTGCTCTTACAAGGCCATTGTGTGAACTTTCTGCACTAGTTCCTCCACAATTACTTGCCTCTcacaagaagctgaag GTTTATTCTATGGTTACACACCCTTTACAGCCACACCTTGTAGCTACTGGAACCAATATTGGCATTATTCTGTGTGAATTTGATCAGAAGTCTCTTCCTCCTGTAGTAGCACTGCCAACACCAACAGGAAGTCGTGAACATACTGCTGTTTATGTAGTTGAAAGGGAATTGAAGCTGTTGCAATTTCAGTTATCTAACACCACTCCTCCAGCACTCGGAAGTAATGGCTCTTTGAGTGACACGGGAAGGTTCAGAGGAGAGATACCTGAACAACTCCACGTCAAACAAACCAAAAAGCATATTACTACTCCAGCTCCACATGATTCATACTCAGTTCTTTCTGTCAGCAGTTCTGGGAA GTATCTAGCAATTGTATGGCATGATATCCCGTACTTCTCTATCTACAAGGTCAGTGATTGGTCAGTTGTTGATTCTGGAAGCGCAAGGCTGTTGGCTTGGGATACTTGTCGAGATAGGTTTGCTTTTTTGGAATCTGCACTCCCTCCTAGAATACCTGTTATTCCAAAAGGTTCATCTAGAAAAGCGAAGGAAGCTGCTGCAGCTGCGGCACAGgcagctgctgctgctgcttctgctGCTTCTGCTGCTTCTTCTGCTACTGTTCAAGTTCGTATATTGCTGGATGACGGGACATCAAATGTATTAATGAAGTCGGTGGGAAGCCGAAGTGAACCAGTTATTGGCTTGCATGGAGGGGCATTACTTGGTATGGCCTATCGAACTTCTCGAAGGGTTAGCCCTGCTGCTGCTACAACAATCTCAACATTTCAATCTATGCCATTATCAGGCTTTGGAAGTAGTTCTGTTTCTTCATTTAGCACTATGGAAGACAGTTCTAAAAAATCTGCAGCTGAAACAGTGCCACTGAACTTCCAATTATACAGCTGGGAAACATTTCAACCAGTGGGTGGTCTTCTTCCTCAACCTGATTGGACCGCATGGGATCAAACAGTTGAGTATTGTGCTTTTGCTTATCCGCAGCACATTGTCATATGTTCTTTGCGTCCACAGTTTAGATACTTGGGGGATGTGGCAATTCCTTATGCAACTGGGGCAGTTTGGCAGCGAAGGCAGTTGTTTGTGGCTACACCTACTACCATTGAGTGTGTTTTTGTGGATGCTGGAGTTGCGCCTATTGACATAGAAACAAAACGAAGAAGAGAGGAAATGAAACTTAAAGAGACACAGGCAAGAGCTGTTGCTGAACATGGAGAATTAGCATTGATAGCAGTCGACAGTCAACAAACAAATCCACAAGAGAGGATAGCATTGAGACCCCCAATGCTACAAGTTGTGCGGTTGGCTTCTTTTCAGCATGCACCCTCTATTCCTCCATTTCTGTCATTGCCTAGACAGTCAAAAGTTGATGGTGATGCATCGAGTGTTCTCAAGGAGATGGATGCTCGTAAAGCTAATGAGGTGGCAGTTGGTGGTGGTGGGGTTGCAGTAGCTGTCACTCGTTTTCCTGCAGAGCAAGCACGGCCAGTTGGACCTCTTCTAATTGTAGGTGTTCGAGATGGTGTTCTTTGGCTAATTGATCGATACATGTGCGCCCATGCAATATCCCTCAGCCATCCTGGTATCCGTTGCCGATGTTTGGCAGCTTATGGAGATGCTGTTAGTGCAGTAAAATGGGCCAGTCGACTTGGCCGCGAGCATCATGATGATCTAGCACAATTTATGCTTGGGATGGGTTATGCTACTGAAGCACTTCATTTACCTGGAATATCCAAGAGGTTGGAGTTTGATCTGGCCCTGCAGAGCAATGATTTGAAAAGAGCACTTCAGTGCCTTCTAATAATGAGCAACAGCAGAGATATTGGGCAAGAAACTCTTGGATTGGATCTGAACGATCTTATGAACATgacaaagaagaaggaaaatgttgttgAAGCTGTTCAAGGAGTAGTTAAATTTGCCAAGGAGTTTATGGATCTCATTGATGCTGCAGATGCGACAGCACAAGCTGAGATTGCTCGTGAAGCTCTTAAAAGACTAGCAGCTGCTGGTTCCATAAAGGGAGCTCTACGAGGTCAGGAATTAAGAGGTGTTGCTTTACGGCTTGCAAATCATGGGGAGTTGACACGACTCAGT AACTTGGTAAACAATTTGATATCAGTTGGTGCGGGACGGGAGGCTGCATTTGCAGCTGCACTTTTGGGAGACAATGTACTTATGGAGAAAGCATGGCAGGAAACTGGGATGCTTGCTGAGTCTGTACTACATGCACAT GCTCATGGGCGACCTTCATTGAGAACCTTGGTCCAGTCGTGGAACAAAACGTTGCAGAAGGAGATGGAACACACTCCATCAATGAAAACTGATGCAGCAGCTGCATTTCTGGCCTCTCTCGAGGGACCTAAGCTCACGAGTTTGGCAGATGCTGCAAAGAAACCACCAATTGAAATACTGCCACCTGGTATGGCATCTCTATATGGTCCTAATCCCGGTCAAGCCAAACCTCTTTTGGGGAAACAGGGCCTTCCCCAACCTGGCAAACCACTACTTTTAGAAGGGTCTAAAACGACAGCACCAATTGCTTCTGTTCCTGCTGGAAGCGACACAACTGCAACATCAGAATCAGGCGGTCCTCCTAAATCAGAAAGTGGGGCTTCAACTACACCGGAATCAAGTAATCCACCTGCGGCGGACTCTGGTGCTGCACCTACATCGGATTCCGGTGCTGCTCCTGCGTTGGACTCCGATGCTGCACCTGCAACAGAAACCACAGCAGCACCTGCGACAGAAACTAGTGTTGCACCTGCGTCAGAGACTGGTGCTGCACCTACTCCAGAAACTGGTGCCGCTGCTGCAGAATCAATCACAACCCGAGCATCCGATGCTTCAGTTGCAGCTGAATCAATTGTTCCTGCTCCACTAGCATTGAATGAAAAGCCTTCAGACAATCAGGCCTTGGTCTTATCAACATCAGCTGCTGCAGAACCATCTACAACAGGTGAAATTGTTCCATCGACTTCAGTCACGAGTCCAACTCCTGCACTAGATAATAAGAAACCAAGTGTTCCTGATGAACCTTTAATGATTGATTTTTCTTGA
- the LOC107798172 gene encoding uncharacterized protein LOC107798172, with product MDFENESEESLDVKFGQKKKGEAIGVFELNKDLIISKTNQREVIVGQVYKDKATLKEVMEHYAISQRFQFRVDRSNVVSYVLLCMSENCEWKFKASSINKLELLKVREFIDNHTCPLKDKVYEQRQASSSLIGGMIRQKLTNHKRKYTPKDIIDDVTSDLGVDVSYMLAWRAKEKAMNFLRGEPADSYKKLPGYLYTMDMAYPGSHIRMVKLPKNEFMYVYISLYTFIKGFDHCRPIVVVDGSHLKSYYTGTFVSASTLDGAGHILPLAYGVIDSENDTAWTWFFEQFKIAYSDGKNMCIVSDRNESIIKSVSRVYPYVPHFACI from the exons GAGAAGCAATTGGGGTGTTTGAACTGAACAAGGATTTGATAATTTCAAAAACTAATCAAAGGGAGGTTATTGTTGGACAAGTATATAAGGACAAGGCTACATTGAAAGAGGTGATGGAGCATTATGCTATATCTCAAAGGTTTCAATTCCGGGTTGATAGGTCTAATGTTGTCAG CTATGTATTATTATGTATGTCAGAAAATTGTGAATGGAAGTTTAAGGCTTCAAGCATTAACAAATTAGAATTATTAAAAGTGAGAGAGTTCATTGATAACCATACATGTCCGCTGAAGGACAAGGTGTATGAGCAGCGGCAGGCAAGTAGTAGCCTTATAGGTGGTATGATTAGGCAGAAGCTTACTAATCATAAGAGGAAATACACCCCAAAggatattattgatgatgtgacATCAGATTTAGGTGTAGATGTTAGCTACATGTTGGCGTGGAGGGctaaagaaaaggcaatgaattTTTTGAGAGGTGAACCGGCTGATTCATACAAAAAATTACCAGGATACTTATATACAATGGATATGGCATATCCAGGTTCCCATATCAGAATggtaaaattgcccaaaaatgaATTCATGTACGTGTATATATCTTTATATACCTTTATAAAGGGGTTTGATCATTGTAGACCCATTGTTGTTGTGGATGGAAGTCACCTAAAATCTTACTACACCGGGACATTCGTTTCGGCAAGCACGTTGGATGGTGCAG GTCATATATTGCCACTAGCATATGGTGTTATTGATTCAGAGAACGATACTGCTTGGACATGGTTCTTTGAGCAGTTCAAGATAGCATACAGTGACGGGAAAAACATGTGCATCGTTTCAGATAGAAATGAGAGTATCATTAAATCTGTATCGAGAGTGTATCCATATGTACCGCATTTTGCTTGTATATAG
- the LOC142165754 gene encoding uncharacterized protein LOC142165754 yields the protein MAKEYTQAEFDSLMEKVEKVDIRVKEYLELAGYEKWARLYAPVNRGWTRMSNITESINATLVSSRELSIYDFLEEVRKMFGCWNCSNRKEATQTYTTLGKKYQEMLTLNEAMSTRMTVVPSIEYLHIVNDGGRHYTVCLLERKCVCGRFQVDELPCPHAWYVLKSKFLMPEEYCSNYYKPNFVVMTYDVSMYPLLDKNYWNILAHVAEEVVLPPKWKRPPGRPKKKCDKPLSELLQPKNQHSCSICG from the exons ATGGCAAAAGAATACACACAAGCTGAATTTGACAGTCTGATGGAGAAGGTGGAGAAGGTAGATATTAGGGTGAAAGAATACTTGGAGTTAGCTGGATACGAAAAGTGGGCTAGGTTGTATGCACCTGTTAACAGGGGATGGACAAGGATGTCAAATATTACTGAGTCAATCAATGCCACACTAGTGTCATCAAGGGAATTGTCAATATACGACTTCCTCGAAGAAGTTAGGAAGATGTTTGGATGTTGGAATTGTAGTAACCGCAAAGAAGCTACACAGACATACACAACGCTTGGAAAAAAATACCAGGAGATGCTGACTTTGAATGAGGCAATGTCTACACGCATGACT GTGGTACCATCAATTGAATACTTACATATAGTTAACGATGGAGGGAGACATTACACTGTCTGCCTGTTAGAGAGAAAATGTGTTTGTGGGAGGTTCCAAGTTGATGAATTACCATGTCCACATGCTTGGTATGTATTGAAGAGCAAGTTTCTAATGCCAGAAGAATATTGCTCTAACTATTACAAACCaaattttgttgtaatgacatacGATGTGTCTATGTACCCGCTACTGGACAAAAATTACTGGAATATACTAGCACATGTTGCAGAGGAGGTTGTATTACCACCCAAATGGAAAAGACCTCCTGGAAGGCCAAAGAAAAAGTGCGATAAACCTTTAAGTGAATTGCTGCAGCCGAAaaatcaacattcatgtagcataTGTGGGTAG